In a single window of the Allobranchiibius huperziae genome:
- the pstC gene encoding phosphate ABC transporter permease subunit PstC, translated as MSSITGVSVGDELSDPSGAPNSGAGASTGTKGDRVFGGLAMGAGLLVVAIVSLVAIFLLVQAIPAIGKDKINFLTSREFTSAQLRFGIVQLLWTTVTSSLVALVLAVPFAVGIALFLTHYAPPWFSRIGAALIDLLAAVPSIVYGLWGFYVVAPKFVHVQDALNSVLGWIPLFGKVDTVTGGATIMMVGVVLAIMILPIITALSREVFAQTPVTHKEGALALGATRWEMIRTAVLPFGRPGVISASMLGLGRALGETIAVLFILSALPGTTKWTWSLFNGGSTFASQIANDAPNDQNDANSMGALIAAGLVLFVLTFVVNAIARVIIERRKEFTE; from the coding sequence ATGTCATCGATCACCGGAGTCTCTGTCGGCGACGAGCTGTCCGATCCATCGGGCGCCCCGAACTCCGGCGCCGGAGCCTCGACCGGCACCAAGGGTGACCGGGTCTTCGGCGGTCTGGCGATGGGCGCCGGCCTCCTCGTCGTGGCCATCGTCAGCCTCGTCGCGATCTTCCTACTCGTCCAGGCGATCCCGGCGATCGGCAAGGACAAGATCAACTTCCTGACGTCGCGGGAGTTCACCTCGGCCCAGCTGCGCTTCGGCATCGTCCAGCTGCTCTGGACGACCGTCACCTCCTCCCTGGTGGCGCTCGTGCTCGCCGTCCCGTTCGCGGTCGGGATCGCGCTCTTCCTCACCCACTACGCCCCTCCGTGGTTCTCCCGGATCGGCGCAGCGCTCATCGACCTGCTGGCCGCCGTGCCCTCGATCGTGTACGGGCTGTGGGGGTTCTACGTCGTCGCGCCGAAGTTCGTGCACGTGCAGGACGCCCTGAACTCCGTCCTCGGCTGGATCCCGCTCTTCGGCAAGGTGGACACGGTGACCGGCGGGGCGACGATCATGATGGTCGGTGTGGTGCTCGCGATCATGATCCTGCCGATCATCACGGCCCTCTCCCGCGAGGTCTTCGCACAGACCCCGGTGACCCACAAGGAAGGCGCCCTGGCGCTCGGGGCCACCCGCTGGGAGATGATCCGCACCGCCGTCCTGCCGTTCGGCCGGCCGGGGGTCATCAGCGCCTCGATGCTGGGCCTCGGACGTGCGCTCGGTGAGACGATCGCCGTCCTGTTCATCCTGTCCGCGCTGCCCGGCACCACGAAGTGGACGTGGTCGCTCTTCAACGGCGGCTCGACCTTCGCCTCGCAGATCGCGAACGACGCCCCCAACGACCAGAACGACGCCAACTCGATGGGTGCGTTGATCGCCGCGGGCCTGGTGCTCTTCGTCCTGACCTTCGTGGTCAACGCGATCGCCCGGGTCATCATCGAGCGCCGGAAGGAGTTCACGGAGTGA
- the pstA gene encoding phosphate ABC transporter permease PstA codes for MDQGSSPATIGEEALPGLDTGRSGGRALKNNLATVLIWLAFLIALIPLVWILWEVISKGAHSVTSATWWQKDQSGALPPGFDHNIRGARHAIVGTLEIGLITAIIAIPIAVLTAIYLVEYGRAGGNLNRRIARVVSFMVDILSGIPSIVAALFVFAVWVTTLNLHLVPFCVSLALTMLMIPVVTRSTEEMLKLVPTELREASYALGVPKWKTVLRIVLPTSISGIITGALLGLARVLGETAPWLFLTTYFAYLTYSPFGGNGIASLPTLISGQADNMSGAPISADRVWGAALTLIIIVLAINLLGRLLGRLTRVKS; via the coding sequence ATGGATCAGGGCAGCAGCCCCGCCACGATCGGCGAGGAGGCCCTCCCGGGTCTCGACACGGGTCGCTCCGGCGGCCGAGCGTTGAAGAACAACCTGGCTACCGTGCTGATCTGGCTGGCCTTCCTGATCGCCCTGATCCCGCTCGTGTGGATCCTCTGGGAGGTCATCTCCAAGGGCGCGCACTCGGTCACTTCTGCCACCTGGTGGCAGAAGGACCAGTCCGGGGCGCTCCCTCCCGGCTTCGACCACAACATCCGGGGCGCACGGCACGCAATCGTCGGCACGCTGGAGATCGGTCTGATCACAGCCATCATCGCGATCCCCATCGCAGTACTGACCGCCATCTACCTCGTCGAATACGGGCGGGCCGGTGGCAATCTCAACCGGCGGATCGCGCGGGTCGTGAGCTTCATGGTCGACATCCTGAGCGGCATCCCCTCGATCGTCGCGGCGCTCTTCGTCTTCGCGGTCTGGGTCACCACGTTGAACCTGCACCTGGTGCCCTTCTGCGTCTCGTTGGCGCTGACGATGCTGATGATCCCCGTGGTCACGCGGTCCACCGAGGAGATGCTGAAGCTGGTCCCGACGGAGCTGCGCGAGGCGTCGTACGCGCTCGGCGTGCCCAAGTGGAAGACCGTGCTGCGGATCGTGCTCCCCACCAGCATCTCCGGGATCATCACCGGTGCGCTGCTCGGTCTGGCGCGGGTGCTCGGTGAAACAGCTCCCTGGCTGTTCCTCACGACGTACTTCGCCTACCTGACGTACAGCCCGTTCGGCGGCAACGGCATCGCGTCGCTGCCGACGCTGATCTCGGGGCAGGCCGACAACATGTCGGGCGCGCCGATATCCGCCGACCGTGTCTGGGGCGCCGCCCTCACCCTCATCATCATCGTGCTGGCCATCAACCTGCTGGGCCGCCTCCTCGGGCGACTCACCCGGGTCAAGAGCTGA
- the pstB gene encoding phosphate ABC transporter ATP-binding protein PstB produces the protein MGKRIDVQDLNVYYSAFKAVEDVTMTIEPRSVTAFIGPSGCGKSTFLRTLNRMHEVTPGGRVEGKVLLDDTDLYAPGVDAVGVRRTVGMVFQRPNPFPTMSIQDNVTAGLRLNGIKGKKVLQEKTEQSLRGANLWNEVKDRLGKPGASLSGGQQQRLCIARAIAVEPQVLLMDEPCSALDPISTLAIEDLVTELKDRYTIVIVTHNMQQASRVSDKTAFFNLAATGKPGRLIEMNDTQKIFNNPEVSATEDYISGRFG, from the coding sequence ATGGGCAAGCGAATCGACGTTCAGGACCTGAACGTCTACTACAGCGCCTTCAAGGCCGTCGAAGACGTCACGATGACGATCGAGCCGCGCTCCGTGACGGCCTTCATCGGCCCGTCCGGCTGCGGCAAGTCGACGTTCCTGCGCACCCTCAACCGGATGCACGAGGTGACACCTGGGGGTCGGGTGGAGGGCAAGGTGCTGCTCGACGACACGGACCTCTACGCGCCCGGCGTGGATGCCGTCGGCGTACGTCGGACCGTGGGCATGGTCTTCCAGCGACCCAACCCGTTCCCCACCATGTCGATCCAGGACAACGTGACGGCGGGCCTGCGGCTGAACGGCATCAAGGGCAAGAAGGTGCTACAGGAGAAGACCGAGCAGTCACTGCGCGGGGCCAACCTGTGGAACGAGGTCAAGGACCGTCTCGGCAAGCCCGGTGCCAGCCTGTCCGGCGGTCAGCAGCAGCGGCTGTGCATCGCGCGGGCCATCGCGGTGGAGCCGCAGGTGCTGCTGATGGACGAGCCGTGCTCGGCGCTCGACCCCATCTCGACACTGGCCATCGAGGACCTGGTCACCGAGCTGAAGGACCGCTACACGATCGTCATCGTCACCCACAACATGCAGCAGGCGTCACGGGTGTCGGACAAGACGGCGTTCTTCAACCTCGCTGCGACCGGCAAGCCGGGTCGGCTGATCGAGATGAACGACACCCAGAAGATCTTCAACAACCCCGAGGTGAGCGCGACGGAGGACTACATCTCCGGTCGCTTCGGCTGA
- a CDS encoding flavin reductase family protein → MRTVMRPGDDGVKSYPLLNSLVVPRPIAWVSTVSGEGVGNLAPHSFFTVVCADPPMVAFSSVGEKDTVRNVRETREFVVNVATERLKHAVNNSSARFDPADDEAAELGLTMEDSDTVRPQRVAASPASIECVMHTMLQLGDSTLIIGRVTAFAIDPDILDGDHPTFEGLAPMSRLGINEWGMPPEVIHLDRPGPPSDIHQFD, encoded by the coding sequence ATGCGAACCGTGATGCGCCCTGGTGACGATGGCGTCAAGTCCTATCCGCTGCTCAACTCGCTCGTCGTACCGCGTCCCATCGCCTGGGTGTCGACGGTGTCCGGCGAAGGTGTCGGCAACCTGGCGCCGCACTCGTTCTTCACCGTCGTGTGCGCCGACCCGCCCATGGTCGCCTTCTCCTCGGTCGGCGAGAAGGACACGGTCCGCAACGTGCGCGAGACCCGCGAGTTCGTGGTGAATGTCGCGACCGAGCGGCTCAAGCACGCCGTCAACAACAGCTCGGCGCGCTTCGACCCCGCGGACGACGAGGCCGCTGAGCTCGGCCTCACCATGGAGGACAGCGACACGGTGCGGCCGCAGCGGGTGGCCGCCTCGCCGGCGTCGATCGAGTGTGTGATGCACACCATGCTCCAGCTCGGCGATTCCACCCTGATCATCGGCCGGGTGACCGCGTTCGCGATCGATCCGGACATCCTGGACGGCGACCACCCCACCTTCGAGGGGCTGGCACCGATGTCGCGGCTGGGTATCAACGAGTGGGGTATGCCCCCGGAGGTCATCCACCTCGACCGGCCCGGACCGCCGTCGGACATCCACCAGTTCGACTGA
- the treZ gene encoding malto-oligosyltrehalose trehalohydrolase, with product MPSFDVWAPAAERVELVLPEETVAMTRAGDRWTTDRAAADGQRYSYRVDGAGPFPDPRSRYQPEGPNGPSQIVDPATFAWTDDAWHGVALETAVIYELHIGTFTADGTLDSAVERIDHLVELGVTLVELMPVATFPGDRGWGYDGVDLYAVHPAYGGPQALARFVDACHARGLGVCLDVVYNHLGPSGNYLSEFGPYFTDRHHTPWGAAVNLDAPGSDEVRRFIIDNALMWFRDYHLDALRLDAVHALVDERAVHVLEQLAAETDGLATSSGRPLTLIAESDRNDPATVTARADGGDGGFGLAGQWADDVHHTLHVLLTGESQGYYADFTDPGAFAKIARTPFFHDGTWSSFRQRDHGRPVVPALTPGWKFVASLQTHDQVGNRATGERLSQLVGRSRLAAGATLLLTLPYTPMLFMGEEWGASTKWAYFTDHQEPELAEAVSEGRRREFAEHGWGDAVPDPQAASTAHGSTLRWDEVSQPEHARLLEWYRELLRLRRAVPALADPALGVTDVRRDGDVLTYTRGGYTVVVNLSPQEIAHPLDGNRHLLAGWDAEPGDGVLTIAPDGSAIYGPPVEE from the coding sequence ATGCCGAGCTTCGACGTGTGGGCACCGGCCGCCGAGCGCGTGGAGCTCGTGCTGCCGGAGGAGACGGTCGCGATGACGCGGGCGGGCGACCGGTGGACGACCGACCGTGCGGCGGCGGACGGCCAGCGGTACTCCTACCGGGTCGACGGCGCGGGACCGTTCCCGGACCCCCGATCCAGGTATCAGCCCGAGGGGCCGAACGGCCCGTCGCAGATCGTCGACCCGGCAACCTTCGCCTGGACCGACGACGCGTGGCATGGCGTCGCGCTCGAGACCGCGGTGATCTACGAGCTGCACATCGGCACCTTCACCGCGGATGGCACGCTCGACTCGGCGGTCGAGCGGATCGACCACCTCGTCGAGCTCGGGGTGACGCTGGTCGAGCTGATGCCCGTCGCGACGTTCCCGGGCGACCGCGGCTGGGGCTACGACGGGGTCGATCTCTACGCGGTGCACCCGGCGTACGGCGGTCCGCAGGCCCTCGCGCGGTTCGTCGACGCCTGCCACGCGCGGGGTCTCGGGGTGTGCCTGGACGTCGTCTACAACCACCTGGGGCCCAGCGGCAACTACCTCTCGGAGTTCGGGCCCTACTTCACCGACCGGCACCACACACCGTGGGGTGCGGCGGTCAACCTGGACGCTCCCGGTAGCGACGAGGTGCGCCGTTTCATCATCGACAACGCGCTGATGTGGTTCCGCGACTACCACCTGGATGCCCTCCGGCTGGACGCGGTGCACGCGCTGGTGGACGAGCGGGCTGTCCACGTGCTCGAGCAGCTTGCCGCCGAAACCGACGGTCTGGCAACGTCATCGGGTCGACCTTTAACGCTTATCGCAGAGTCGGACCGCAACGACCCGGCCACCGTCACGGCTCGCGCCGACGGGGGAGACGGTGGTTTCGGTCTGGCGGGCCAGTGGGCGGACGACGTGCACCACACGCTGCACGTGCTGTTGACCGGGGAGTCGCAGGGCTACTACGCCGACTTCACCGACCCAGGTGCCTTCGCCAAGATCGCGCGCACACCGTTCTTCCACGACGGCACCTGGTCCAGCTTCCGCCAGCGTGACCACGGCCGGCCGGTCGTACCCGCCCTCACTCCGGGGTGGAAGTTCGTGGCCTCCCTGCAGACCCACGACCAGGTCGGCAACCGGGCCACCGGCGAGCGTCTGTCGCAACTGGTCGGCCGCAGCAGGCTGGCGGCCGGGGCGACGCTGCTGCTGACCCTGCCGTACACGCCGATGCTCTTCATGGGGGAGGAGTGGGGCGCCTCGACGAAGTGGGCCTACTTCACCGACCACCAGGAGCCGGAGCTTGCCGAGGCCGTCTCCGAGGGGCGCCGCAGGGAATTCGCCGAGCACGGGTGGGGCGACGCGGTGCCCGATCCGCAAGCGGCCTCGACCGCTCATGGCTCGACGCTCCGGTGGGACGAGGTGTCGCAGCCGGAGCATGCGCGGTTGCTCGAGTGGTACCGCGAGCTGCTCCGATTGCGTCGAGCGGTGCCCGCCCTCGCCGACCCCGCGCTGGGCGTGACCGACGTACGCCGTGACGGCGATGTGCTCACGTACACGCGAGGCGGCTATACAGTCGTCGTCAACCTGTCTCCCCAGGAGATTGCGCATCCTCTCGACGGGAATCGCCACCTCCTGGCCGGATGGGACGCCGAGCCCGGCGACGGCGTACTGACCATCGCGCCGGACGGATCAGCCATCTACGGACCTCCTGTGGAGGAGTGA
- the treY gene encoding malto-oligosyltrehalose synthase — translation MSPTPTATYRLQLHAGFTFADAAKQTGYLRSLGVSHLYLSPILQAAAGSMHGYDVVDHSRISADLGGLEGFEALVAAAHADDLGIVVDVVPNHMSFVAPENVNHPVWELLRDGRDAPTAEWFDVDWKAGGGRLGLPILGSSLQEVIDAGEITRDELDGEPVLRYFDHVFPLALGSEHIEDCAALLDRQHYRLASWREKDEVLNYRRFFEVDGLIAVRVELQEVFDATHALLLQLHHRGLIDGFRIDHPDGLADPVEYLERLTRACRSGTPIWVEKILEGDERLPSNWACTGTTGYDGLRVLQAALTDPVAAPVIAQEWAATGGDADFEEEVLAAKRQVVAQSLAPEVERLIRRAREALPDLETEPLREAIVELLVAGEVYRAYVRPEHRMSRVARERLAEAFGRAMEARPDLAATLEALVPLTVMAEDDDAATDFAVRLQQTWGPVMAKGIEDTTFYRWHRLVALNEVGSDPTVLGDASPTALHDWAAWQQEHWPHTMTTLSTHDTKRSEDTRARILAVAGDPAAWSELSGIARELAVTADVDLPTAHLVWQTLLGVGDIGDERLGGYLQKALREAKEHTAWVDGDEKYEQRVIDFATTAMREGPLHDALDRAVAANAGAIRAVTLGAKLIQLTMPGMPDTYQGCESVDLSLVDPDNRRPVDYAARAQALAATDRSDLDVEKLQLVAAVLAARRREPAAFGAESSYTPVQSDSEHAVGFVRAHAPGLVSGVLHRGRRATFATLVLRAPSRWEREGGFTGETVTLESGTWTDLLSGRSFDVDERVAAAHLFAGTPVLFLEKVA, via the coding sequence GTGAGCCCGACACCCACCGCCACCTATCGCCTGCAGCTGCACGCCGGTTTCACCTTCGCGGACGCAGCGAAGCAGACGGGCTACCTGCGCTCCCTCGGCGTCTCCCACCTCTACCTGTCGCCGATCCTGCAGGCGGCTGCGGGCTCGATGCACGGCTACGACGTCGTGGACCACTCGCGCATCAGCGCGGACCTCGGCGGGCTCGAGGGTTTCGAGGCCCTGGTTGCTGCGGCGCACGCGGACGACCTCGGCATCGTGGTCGACGTGGTGCCCAACCACATGTCGTTCGTGGCGCCCGAGAACGTCAATCACCCGGTCTGGGAGCTGCTGCGCGACGGACGCGACGCCCCCACCGCGGAGTGGTTCGACGTGGACTGGAAGGCCGGCGGCGGTCGTCTCGGCCTGCCGATCCTCGGGTCGTCGCTCCAGGAGGTGATCGACGCGGGGGAGATCACCCGAGACGAGCTCGACGGCGAACCGGTGCTGCGCTACTTCGACCACGTCTTCCCGTTGGCACTCGGCTCGGAGCACATCGAGGACTGCGCCGCCCTGCTGGACCGGCAGCACTACCGGCTCGCGAGCTGGCGCGAGAAGGACGAGGTGCTCAACTACCGCCGGTTCTTCGAGGTCGACGGACTGATCGCGGTACGCGTGGAGCTCCAGGAGGTCTTCGACGCGACCCACGCGCTGCTGCTGCAGCTGCACCACCGCGGTCTCATCGACGGCTTCCGCATCGACCACCCGGACGGCCTCGCCGACCCGGTCGAGTACCTCGAGCGACTCACCCGCGCCTGCCGAAGTGGCACGCCGATCTGGGTGGAGAAGATCCTCGAGGGCGACGAACGCCTGCCGAGCAACTGGGCGTGCACCGGCACCACCGGGTACGACGGCCTGCGCGTGCTGCAGGCGGCCCTGACCGATCCCGTGGCCGCGCCCGTGATCGCGCAGGAGTGGGCCGCCACCGGCGGCGACGCCGACTTCGAGGAGGAGGTGCTCGCCGCGAAGCGTCAGGTCGTGGCGCAGTCGCTGGCTCCCGAGGTCGAGCGCCTCATCCGTCGGGCACGCGAGGCGCTGCCCGACCTGGAGACGGAGCCGCTGCGCGAGGCGATCGTGGAATTGCTCGTCGCCGGCGAGGTCTACCGCGCGTACGTGCGGCCGGAACACCGGATGAGCAGGGTCGCGCGCGAACGGTTGGCGGAGGCCTTCGGGCGCGCCATGGAGGCCCGGCCCGATCTCGCGGCCACGCTCGAGGCCCTCGTGCCCCTCACCGTGATGGCTGAGGACGACGACGCGGCAACGGATTTCGCGGTGCGCCTGCAGCAGACCTGGGGTCCGGTGATGGCCAAGGGCATCGAGGACACGACGTTCTACCGGTGGCATCGCCTCGTCGCGCTCAACGAGGTCGGTAGCGACCCGACCGTGCTCGGCGATGCCTCGCCGACGGCACTGCACGACTGGGCGGCGTGGCAGCAGGAGCACTGGCCGCACACGATGACCACCCTGTCGACCCACGACACCAAGCGCAGCGAAGACACCCGCGCACGCATCCTCGCCGTCGCCGGCGACCCCGCGGCGTGGTCCGAACTATCGGGGATCGCAAGGGAACTCGCCGTTACGGCGGATGTCGATCTGCCGACGGCGCACCTGGTGTGGCAGACCCTCCTCGGGGTCGGTGACATCGGTGACGAGCGGCTGGGCGGTTACCTGCAGAAGGCGCTGCGTGAGGCCAAGGAGCACACGGCCTGGGTCGACGGCGACGAGAAGTACGAGCAGCGCGTCATCGACTTCGCGACGACCGCGATGCGCGAGGGGCCCCTGCACGATGCGCTGGATCGTGCCGTCGCCGCCAACGCCGGCGCGATCCGGGCCGTCACCCTCGGCGCGAAGCTGATCCAGCTGACGATGCCGGGGATGCCCGACACCTACCAGGGGTGCGAGTCCGTGGACCTGTCCCTGGTCGATCCAGACAACCGGCGCCCCGTCGACTACGCAGCACGCGCGCAGGCTCTGGCCGCTACGGACCGTTCCGACCTGGATGTGGAGAAACTGCAGCTGGTGGCGGCCGTGCTCGCCGCGCGTCGCCGCGAGCCGGCCGCGTTCGGTGCCGAGTCGTCATACACACCGGTGCAGTCCGACTCCGAACACGCGGTGGGGTTCGTACGCGCCCACGCACCGGGCTTGGTGTCCGGCGTGCTGCACCGTGGCCGTCGGGCGACGTTCGCGACGCTGGTGCTGCGCGCGCCCTCGCGGTGGGAGCGCGAGGGCGGTTTCACCGGTGAGACGGTGACCTTGGAGTCCGGCACCTGGACCGATCTGTTGAGTGGCCGGTCGTTCGATGTCGACGAACGCGTCGCTGCGGCACATCTTTTCGCTGGCACGCCGGTCCTCTTCCTGGAGAAGGTCGCCTGA
- a CDS encoding DEAD/DEAH box helicase: MNLLDALPPDAGPDEVYATFTTWATQQGLTLYPHQDESVVEILAGANLILSTPTGSGKSLVATGALLAALADDRVSFYTAPIKALVSEKFFALCEVFGSDQVGMLTGDASVNADAPIICCTAEILANIALREGAKADVGMVVMDEFHFYSEPERGWAWQVPLLELPQAQFVLMSATLGDVGLFERELTARTGRSTAVVTGVDRPVPLSFSWAMTPIHETIEELLSTHQAPVYVVHFTQASALERAQALLSITITSKADKERIAEAIVNFPFSAGFGKTLNKLVRNGIGVHHAGMLPKYRRLVETLAQAGLLQVICGTDTLGVGINVPIRTVLFTGLTKYDGSRQRVLKAREFHQIAGRAGRAGFDTSGSVVVQAPEHTVENARAVAKAGDDPKKLRKVQRKKPPEGFVNWTEETFERLVGAEPEALQSRMRVTHSMLLNVIARDGDPFAGVRRLMRENHEDPRRRARLSRKAIDLYRELLAAGVVERLDTPEVDGRGVRLTIDLQDNFALNQPMAPFALAALELLDPESDEYALDAVSVIEAVLEDPRPILMGQRFRARGEAVARMKAEGIEYDERMELLEEVTWPRPLAELLDAAFETYRSNQPWVGDNALSPKAVVREMYSYAWSFADLVKQYELSRSEGIVLRYLTDAYRTLRQTVPDSRKTPELADLIEWLGEVIRQTDSSLIDEWDRLNDPAAQLLDATPAPPQKRSITSNPRAFRVQIRNAMFRRVQLAARRDIVALAALDRDAAAATEPPTEIVMDEQAWVEDLAAYFADHDEMGAGPAARGPAYLQIREGKDTWEVRQVIDDPAGDHDWGIDAQLPIAACDDAGTAVVVVLGLNRLDH; encoded by the coding sequence ATGAACCTCCTCGACGCCCTTCCGCCCGACGCCGGGCCCGACGAGGTCTATGCGACGTTCACCACCTGGGCCACCCAGCAGGGGCTGACGCTCTACCCGCATCAGGACGAGTCCGTCGTCGAGATCCTGGCCGGTGCCAATCTCATCCTGTCGACCCCCACCGGCTCCGGGAAGTCCCTCGTCGCCACGGGCGCGCTGCTCGCGGCGCTCGCCGACGACCGAGTGTCCTTCTACACCGCGCCCATCAAGGCGCTGGTGTCGGAGAAGTTCTTCGCGCTCTGTGAGGTCTTCGGCTCCGACCAGGTCGGGATGCTCACCGGTGACGCGTCGGTCAACGCCGATGCCCCGATCATCTGCTGCACCGCGGAGATCCTCGCCAACATCGCCCTGCGCGAGGGCGCGAAGGCGGACGTCGGCATGGTCGTGATGGACGAGTTCCACTTCTACTCCGAGCCCGAGCGCGGCTGGGCCTGGCAGGTGCCGCTGCTGGAGCTGCCGCAGGCGCAGTTCGTCCTGATGTCGGCGACGCTCGGCGACGTCGGGCTCTTCGAGCGCGAGCTGACCGCCCGCACCGGCAGGTCGACCGCCGTCGTCACCGGCGTCGACCGCCCGGTGCCGCTGTCGTTCTCCTGGGCGATGACCCCGATCCACGAGACGATCGAGGAGCTGCTCAGCACCCACCAGGCACCGGTCTACGTCGTGCACTTCACCCAGGCCTCGGCGCTGGAGCGGGCGCAGGCGCTGCTGAGCATCACCATCACCAGCAAGGCCGACAAGGAGCGCATCGCCGAGGCGATCGTCAACTTCCCCTTCTCGGCCGGTTTCGGCAAGACGCTTAACAAGCTGGTGCGCAACGGGATCGGCGTACATCACGCGGGGATGCTCCCGAAGTACCGCCGCCTCGTCGAGACCCTGGCGCAGGCGGGACTGCTGCAGGTCATCTGCGGCACCGACACCCTCGGTGTCGGCATCAACGTGCCGATCCGCACCGTGCTCTTCACCGGCCTCACCAAGTACGACGGGTCGCGCCAGCGGGTGCTCAAGGCGCGGGAGTTCCACCAGATCGCGGGCCGCGCGGGGCGCGCCGGCTTCGACACCAGCGGGTCGGTCGTCGTCCAGGCCCCGGAGCACACCGTGGAGAACGCGCGGGCGGTCGCCAAAGCCGGCGACGACCCCAAGAAGCTGCGCAAGGTGCAACGCAAGAAGCCGCCGGAGGGCTTCGTCAACTGGACCGAGGAGACGTTCGAGCGTCTCGTCGGCGCCGAGCCGGAGGCGCTGCAGTCCCGGATGCGTGTCACGCACTCCATGCTGCTCAACGTCATCGCACGTGACGGCGACCCGTTCGCCGGTGTCCGCCGGCTGATGCGGGAGAACCACGAGGACCCGCGACGGCGGGCACGTCTGTCCCGCAAGGCGATCGACCTCTACCGCGAGCTCCTGGCAGCGGGTGTCGTCGAGCGGCTGGACACCCCCGAGGTCGACGGACGTGGGGTGCGGCTCACGATCGACCTGCAGGACAACTTCGCGCTCAACCAGCCGATGGCGCCGTTCGCGCTCGCCGCGCTGGAGCTGCTCGACCCCGAGTCCGACGAGTACGCGCTCGACGCGGTCTCGGTGATCGAGGCCGTGCTGGAGGATCCCCGACCCATCCTGATGGGGCAGCGTTTCCGCGCCCGGGGCGAGGCGGTGGCCCGGATGAAGGCCGAGGGGATCGAGTACGACGAGCGGATGGAGCTGCTGGAGGAGGTCACCTGGCCCCGGCCGCTGGCGGAGCTGCTCGACGCAGCGTTCGAGACCTACCGGAGCAACCAGCCGTGGGTGGGCGACAACGCGCTCTCACCCAAGGCCGTCGTACGCGAGATGTATTCGTACGCGTGGTCGTTCGCCGACCTGGTCAAGCAGTACGAACTCAGCAGATCCGAGGGGATCGTGCTGCGCTACCTCACCGACGCCTACCGCACGCTGCGCCAGACGGTGCCGGACTCCCGCAAGACCCCGGAGCTGGCCGACCTCATCGAATGGCTCGGCGAGGTGATCCGGCAGACCGACTCCAGCCTCATCGACGAGTGGGACCGCCTCAACGATCCCGCCGCTCAGCTCCTCGACGCGACCCCCGCGCCCCCGCAGAAGCGGTCGATCACCAGCAATCCCAGGGCGTTCCGAGTCCAGATCCGCAACGCGATGTTCCGCAGGGTGCAGCTCGCCGCGCGTCGGGACATCGTCGCGCTCGCCGCCCTGGACCGGGACGCGGCTGCGGCCACCGAGCCGCCCACCGAGATCGTGATGGACGAGCAGGCGTGGGTCGAGGATCTCGCGGCGTACTTCGCCGATCACGACGAGATGGGAGCGGGGCCGGCAGCACGCGGGCCGGCATACCTGCAGATCCGCGAGGGTAAGGACACCTGGGAGGTGCGCCAGGTCATCGACGATCCCGCGGGTGACCACGACTGGGGCATCGACGCTCAGCTGCCCATTGCCGCGTGCGACGATGCGGGCACCGCGGTCGTCGTGGTCCTCGGCCTCAACCGGCTCGACCACTGA